Within the Catalinimonas niigatensis genome, the region CGGTAAAAGGGTTCCCAGATATTGATGACATCCATCACATGAGTAGCTCCGCAGCCAAGGATAAAAATGGCAAAAAGAATGAGCATCCACATGTACTTGAAGTCATTCCTGGCCTTTACAATTCGGATAAGGCTGAGTGGTATGACAAAATAGGCGATGGCTATAATGGAATCTGAGATCGCGTGCGACCAGAGAATGAAAGGCTCCCAGTAATAGCAGTGTCCATGTGGCATAAATGCCGATTCCATTGAAAAACTAACTAAACCTTCCATGAGAAATAAAAGTAAGTATTAAAAAAGTATGAGACTTAAAATAAAGAGAACTTTCTCCAACAAAAAATATTACTATAATATTAACAGTCAATCACATTTTGATCTAATTTATTTATATGGGAAAGTACCATCGGATAGTTCTGATTGATGATGATGAAATTACCAATTTTATCAACGAAAATCTTATCTATGAAATTGGATTGGCGGATCGGGTAGAGGCTTTTATTGCTGCCGAAAAAGCATTGAAAAAGATTGAACATACTTCCAGTGAAGTTTCTTCTACTCTTATCTTGCTGGATCTAAAGATGCCGGTGTTTGATGGTTTTGATTTTTTGGAGCAATTTAATACAATGAAGCGTATGCTTACTTCTCAAATCAGAATTATTATCCTGACTTCTTCCGAAAATCCGCGGGATACCGAACGTTTACGTGCCTTAGGTTATCATCAATATATTACCAAACCCCTCACCAAGGAGAAATTACAAGATTTATGAAGATTTGTATCACAGCAATCTATCATCAGTTTATAGAAGCTTAAAAGTTGTATTTTCATACCTCTACCTGCTTATAACATCCGTTGCATCTGCGCTCTATTGCCAGTATATTG harbors:
- a CDS encoding response regulator, translating into MGKYHRIVLIDDDEITNFINENLIYEIGLADRVEAFIAAEKALKKIEHTSSEVSSTLILLDLKMPVFDGFDFLEQFNTMKRMLTSQIRIIILTSSENPRDTERLRALGYHQYITKPLTKEKLQDL